From Candidatus Zixiibacteriota bacterium, one genomic window encodes:
- a CDS encoding GYD domain-containing protein, translated as MATYIILSKLGPHAFDTPDGLRGIATMVRDKLRVECPKAKWVQSYGCMGSYDVVDIVESDDPQQIERAVMIIRALGRSTTETLLATPWDEFLKAL; from the coding sequence ATGGCAACCTACATCATCCTGAGCAAGCTGGGTCCGCACGCATTTGACACACCCGATGGCCTACGCGGCATCGCGACAATGGTGCGCGATAAGCTGAGGGTCGAATGCCCGAAAGCGAAATGGGTCCAAAGCTACGGCTGCATGGGCAGCTATGATGTCGTCGACATTGTGGAATCGGATGACCCCCAGCAGATTGAAAGGGCAGTGATGATTATCCGCGCCCTCGGACGATCCACCACCGAGACGCTTCTGGCAACTCCGTGGGACGAATTTCTCAAAGCACTGTAA
- a CDS encoding SDR family NAD(P)-dependent oxidoreductase, producing the protein MRSSETTPPPRALVSGATSGIGRALTLRLATAGYRVAAIGRRSDRLDELTIRFPDAIVTRVVDLRDHAALPKILDQLVSELGGLDLCVINAGVDHRNPELLPEPEIETVDVNVKAFVIMAVWAADLFKRQRSGHIVGMSSVAAFWGNGRTLAYNASKAFELRYLEGLHNNLAGLEVWVTDVRPGFVATEMTAGRNDMFWVSSPEKAAEQIYRAILKRKRVVYVTRRWRFIAWLMRLSPYQLYRRLTVKS; encoded by the coding sequence ATGAGATCTTCGGAGACGACCCCTCCGCCGCGCGCGCTGGTTAGCGGCGCCACTTCCGGGATCGGCCGTGCCTTGACCTTGCGCTTGGCAACCGCCGGCTATCGCGTCGCCGCCATTGGCCGCCGCAGCGATCGTCTGGACGAACTCACGATCCGCTTTCCCGATGCGATTGTCACACGCGTGGTTGATCTACGTGATCACGCAGCTCTTCCCAAAATCCTCGATCAACTTGTGAGCGAATTGGGCGGGCTCGATCTGTGCGTGATCAATGCCGGCGTTGACCACCGCAATCCGGAGTTGCTGCCGGAACCGGAAATTGAGACCGTCGATGTGAATGTCAAGGCCTTTGTCATCATGGCAGTCTGGGCGGCGGATCTCTTCAAGCGGCAGCGGAGTGGTCACATCGTCGGCATGAGTTCGGTGGCCGCATTCTGGGGCAACGGCCGGACGCTGGCCTATAATGCCTCCAAGGCGTTCGAGCTGCGTTATCTCGAAGGCCTGCACAACAATCTCGCCGGCCTCGAAGTCTGGGTTACCGACGTCCGCCCCGGCTTTGTCGCAACCGAGATGACGGCCGGACGCAACGACATGTTTTGGGTATCGTCACCCGAAAAAGCCGCAGAGCAGATCTATCGCGCGATCTTGAAGCGCAAGCGCGTTGTCTATGTCACGCGGCGATGGCGGTTTATTGCCTGGCTGATGCGCTTGTCGCCCTATCAACTCTACCGCCGCTTGACGGTCAAAAGCTGA
- a CDS encoding DNA-3-methyladenine glycosylase 2 family protein, producing MKKPRKTTTPTGAGQSRPWHAAERHLARTDKRLARVIRAIGPCDLTPSRGGFEFLARSIVFQQLSLKAAGTIFRRLKDLLGGRVTAKRMLELSPAQMRTAGISRQKATYLHDLAQKVISRELPITRLPRLSDERVRAAITSVNGLGAWSADMYLIFVLNRPNVLPTLDVGVRNGVELVYGTRPDAEQFAALQQLWAPYCSIACWYLWAEKNRRMSRTRQRQ from the coding sequence ATGAAGAAACCACGCAAAACCACAACGCCAACCGGCGCGGGTCAGTCTCGCCCCTGGCACGCGGCTGAGCGCCATCTGGCCAGGACCGACAAGCGGTTGGCCCGGGTCATCCGCGCCATCGGGCCTTGTGACCTGACTCCGTCGCGCGGAGGCTTTGAATTCCTGGCGCGCTCGATTGTGTTTCAGCAATTGTCACTCAAGGCAGCCGGGACGATCTTTCGTCGACTGAAAGATCTTCTGGGTGGTCGTGTCACTGCGAAACGGATGCTGGAATTATCGCCGGCGCAGATGCGTACCGCCGGGATTTCACGCCAGAAAGCAACTTATCTGCACGATCTGGCCCAGAAAGTGATCTCGCGCGAGCTGCCCATCACGAGGCTCCCGCGACTTTCCGATGAGCGGGTGCGCGCTGCCATCACCAGCGTGAACGGGCTGGGTGCCTGGAGCGCCGACATGTACTTGATCTTCGTGTTGAATCGCCCCAATGTCCTGCCCACCCTCGATGTCGGCGTGCGTAACGGTGTCGAGCTGGTTTACGGCACGCGACCGGATGCTGAGCAGTTCGCGGCGCTGCAGCAACTCTGGGCACCGTACTGCTCGATCGCGTGCTGGTACCTGTGGGCGGAGAAGAATCGCCGCATGTCCCGGACCCGGCAGCGCCAATGA